In a single window of the Streptomyces cinnabarinus genome:
- a CDS encoding LuxR C-terminal-related transcriptional regulator, whose amino-acid sequence MRVVLAEDLFLLRDGLVRLLQAYDFEIAAAVESGPELDAALADLAPDVAVVDVRLPPTHTDEGLQCALRARRARPGLPVLVLSQHVEQLYARELLADGTGAVGYLLKDRVFDAEQFVDAVRRVAAGGTAMDPQVIQQLLSRKAADDRRPLDRLTPRELEVLELMAQGRSNAAIAGQLVVTERAIAKHTSNIFAKLDLEVSDDDNRRVLAVLAYLDQDR is encoded by the coding sequence TTGCGCGTTGTCCTAGCCGAAGACCTCTTCCTGCTGCGCGACGGACTCGTCCGGCTCCTTCAGGCCTACGACTTCGAGATCGCCGCGGCCGTCGAGAGCGGCCCGGAGCTCGATGCCGCGCTGGCCGACCTGGCGCCGGACGTCGCCGTGGTGGACGTACGGCTGCCGCCGACGCACACCGACGAGGGCCTCCAGTGCGCCCTGCGGGCCCGCCGCGCCAGGCCCGGCCTGCCGGTGCTGGTGCTCTCCCAGCACGTGGAGCAGCTGTACGCGCGGGAGCTGCTCGCCGACGGCACCGGCGCGGTGGGGTATCTGCTGAAGGACCGGGTGTTCGACGCGGAGCAGTTCGTGGACGCGGTCCGGCGGGTGGCGGCCGGCGGCACCGCGATGGACCCGCAGGTGATCCAGCAGCTGCTGTCCCGGAAGGCCGCCGACGACCGGCGGCCGCTGGACCGGCTGACCCCGCGGGAGCTGGAGGTGCTGGAGCTGATGGCGCAGGGGCGGTCGAACGCGGCCATCGCCGGGCAGCTCGTGGTCACAGAACGGGCCATCGCCAAACACACCTCCAACATCTTTGCCAAACTGGACCTGGAGGTCTCGGACGACGACAATCGCCGCGTCCTGGCGGTTCTCGCCTATCTGGACCAAGACCGCTGA
- a CDS encoding sensor histidine kinase, giving the protein MTTTETKSRAHGMVRAALRGLGLSLVLLPGAVLCYTLALVSISLIPIGIGLITTPWILERVRMFADWRRVLAAQWGGVKIPSAYRPIPKDANPWARTFGMLSDPATWRDLRWLLVDMTAGYLTALLPAVLVLYPLEGFALAAGLWRVMSDEYGPYWYGFVPVSDQSSAFGAAALGAVILLLAHRYAVDSLQLHFRLTRALLTPSQAELAERVRVLTETRRDAVDTSAAELRRIERDLHDGAQARLVAMGMDLNTIEMLIEKDPEQAKQLIAQARKSSVDALAELRDLVRGIHPPVLAERGLGDAVRALALRLPLASEVTVELPGRADAPVEAAAYFAVSEVLTNAVKHSGADRIWIDLHHVDEGAGMLRVSVTDNGRGGAVIGAGSGLAGVERRLGTFDGVLAVSSPAGGPTMVTMEIPCALS; this is encoded by the coding sequence ATGACGACCACAGAGACGAAGAGCAGGGCACACGGCATGGTGCGCGCGGCACTGCGCGGACTGGGACTGTCGCTGGTGCTGCTGCCGGGGGCGGTGCTCTGTTACACGCTCGCGCTGGTGTCCATCTCGCTGATCCCGATCGGCATCGGGCTCATCACAACGCCCTGGATACTCGAGCGGGTCCGGATGTTCGCCGACTGGCGGCGGGTGCTGGCCGCGCAGTGGGGCGGGGTGAAGATCCCGTCGGCGTACCGGCCGATACCCAAGGACGCCAACCCCTGGGCGCGCACCTTCGGGATGCTGAGCGATCCGGCCACCTGGCGGGATCTGCGGTGGCTGCTGGTGGACATGACGGCCGGATACCTCACCGCTCTGCTGCCCGCGGTCCTGGTGCTGTACCCGCTGGAGGGGTTCGCGCTGGCGGCGGGGCTGTGGCGGGTCATGAGCGACGAGTACGGGCCGTACTGGTACGGCTTCGTGCCGGTCAGCGACCAGTCGTCCGCGTTCGGCGCCGCCGCCCTGGGCGCCGTCATCCTCCTCCTCGCCCACCGGTACGCCGTGGACTCCCTCCAGCTCCACTTCCGGCTCACCCGGGCGCTGCTCACCCCCAGCCAGGCCGAACTCGCCGAGCGGGTACGGGTGTTGACCGAGACCCGGCGGGACGCGGTGGACACCTCCGCGGCCGAGCTGCGGCGCATCGAGCGGGATCTGCACGACGGGGCGCAGGCCCGGCTGGTCGCGATGGGCATGGACCTCAACACCATCGAGATGCTGATCGAGAAGGACCCCGAGCAGGCGAAGCAGCTGATCGCGCAGGCCCGCAAGTCCTCTGTCGACGCCCTCGCCGAACTGCGTGACCTGGTGCGCGGGATCCATCCGCCGGTGCTCGCCGAGCGGGGACTGGGCGACGCCGTAAGGGCGCTGGCGCTGCGGCTGCCGCTCGCCTCCGAGGTGACGGTCGAGCTGCCGGGGCGGGCGGACGCGCCGGTGGAGGCCGCCGCGTACTTCGCCGTCAGCGAGGTCCTCACCAACGCGGTGAAGCACTCGGGCGCCGACCGGATCTGGATCGACCTGCATCACGTCGACGAGGGGGCGGGGATGCTGCGGGTCTCCGTCACCGACAACGGCAGGGGCGGCGCGGTGATCGGCGCCGGGTCCGGGCTGGCCGGGGTGGAACGCCGACTGGGTACATTCGACGGCGTCCTGGCCGTCAGCAGTCCCGCGGGCGGTCCCACCATGGTCACCATGGAGATCCCTTGCGCGTTGTCCTAG
- a CDS encoding DUF1996 domain-containing protein, which yields MGRNNRKRRTPLATKAIAASAALALGGGGLIWANFYASAHESGSQQNQTRSAGAQIATIDCPDVGQQLTEVPDQARGEVDGELATLDQQITESYQRLATTRDAQAGDASYVQNAILQPLKDRRKAIIDRIQLEINRVGGNASEDLDNLSGCTGTPAQTTDGEADGQNPGDGQDTGDGGQDAGDGQNAGDGGADAGDGGQDAGDGGQAPGNGQGGNGPSADDFVDITQVQANAQLGVGANGLPANGRSGSRGTFTTKCGTNGNDNHNTDNVIVAPGVSNGAHHLHDYVGNQNNDAFASDQDLANADTSCQNQNDRSSYFWPVLRLQDGTQDFDQNNAGGGTEGNVGKILEPAQAQLKFVGNKRSKVTAMPQALRIITGDAKAFVNGNGNANVNWSCTGFENKVQLKDKYPICPEGSDVVRTTNFQSCWDGQNIDSANHRTHVAFVQADGTCANGFKAIPQLQVRLVYDVPAPTVENGQVVNPYAVDTFPEQLHKPITDHNDFINFFSANLMNKMVNCINNGQRCQ from the coding sequence ATGGGACGCAACAATCGAAAACGCCGTACGCCGCTGGCCACCAAGGCCATAGCCGCATCGGCGGCCCTAGCGCTCGGTGGGGGCGGGCTGATCTGGGCGAACTTCTACGCATCCGCGCACGAGTCGGGCTCTCAGCAGAATCAGACGAGGTCGGCCGGGGCGCAGATCGCCACGATCGACTGCCCGGACGTCGGCCAGCAGCTCACCGAGGTGCCGGACCAGGCGCGGGGCGAGGTCGACGGCGAGTTGGCCACTCTGGACCAGCAGATCACCGAGTCCTACCAGCGGCTCGCGACCACGCGGGACGCTCAGGCGGGTGACGCCAGCTACGTCCAGAACGCCATTCTCCAGCCGCTCAAGGACCGGCGGAAGGCGATCATCGACCGCATTCAGCTGGAGATCAACCGGGTCGGTGGCAACGCCTCGGAGGACCTGGACAACCTGTCCGGCTGCACCGGCACGCCCGCCCAGACGACCGACGGCGAAGCCGACGGTCAGAACCCGGGCGACGGCCAGGACACCGGCGACGGCGGTCAGGACGCGGGCGACGGCCAGAACGCCGGTGACGGCGGGGCGGACGCCGGCGACGGCGGTCAGGACGCGGGTGACGGCGGCCAGGCTCCGGGCAACGGCCAGGGTGGCAACGGACCGTCCGCGGACGACTTCGTCGACATCACCCAGGTCCAGGCGAACGCCCAGCTCGGTGTCGGCGCCAACGGTCTCCCGGCGAACGGCCGGTCGGGCTCGCGGGGCACCTTCACCACGAAGTGCGGCACCAACGGCAACGACAACCACAACACCGACAACGTGATCGTGGCCCCGGGTGTCAGCAACGGCGCCCACCACCTGCACGACTACGTCGGCAACCAGAACAACGACGCCTTCGCGAGCGACCAGGACCTGGCGAACGCCGACACCAGCTGCCAGAACCAGAACGACCGGTCGTCGTACTTCTGGCCGGTGCTGCGTCTGCAGGACGGGACGCAGGACTTCGACCAGAACAACGCCGGTGGCGGTACCGAGGGCAACGTCGGCAAGATCCTCGAACCCGCGCAGGCGCAGCTGAAGTTCGTCGGCAACAAGCGGAGCAAGGTCACCGCGATGCCGCAGGCCCTGCGCATCATCACCGGTGACGCCAAGGCCTTCGTCAACGGCAACGGCAACGCGAACGTCAACTGGAGCTGCACCGGCTTCGAGAACAAGGTCCAGCTCAAGGACAAGTACCCGATCTGCCCCGAGGGCAGTGACGTGGTCCGCACGACCAACTTCCAGAGCTGCTGGGACGGCCAGAACATCGACAGCGCCAACCACCGTACCCACGTGGCGTTCGTCCAGGCCGACGGCACCTGCGCCAACGGCTTCAAGGCGATCCCCCAGCTCCAGGTCCGTCTGGTCTACGACGTTCCCGCGCCGACCGTCGAGAACGGTCAAGTGGTGAACCCGTACGCGGTGGACACCTTCCCGGAGCAGCTGCACAAGCCGATCACCGACCACAACGACTTCATCAACTTCTTCTCCGCGAACTTGATGAACAAGATGGTCAACTGCATCAACAACGGCCAGCGCTGCCAGTGA
- a CDS encoding SDR family oxidoreductase, whose translation MRLLMLGGTEFVGRPVVEAALERGWDVTVFHRGRHPAPDGARSLHGDRTAPDGLAALAGDEEWDVVIDTWSAAPSAVRDTARLLRDRVGRYVYVSSRSVYAWAPPAGSTEDAPVVADASADAGQTEYAQDKRGGELAVLDAFGPDRSVLARAGLIIGPYENVGRLPWWLNRMARGGPVLAPGPRELPLQYVDVRDLADWLLGAAEQGLSGPYNLTSASGHATMGTLLDACVAVTGGAAELRWTEPEVILKAGIEPWTELPVWLPPGTDLHDALHRGDVSRAMAAGLRCRPVEETVADTWKWLRSLDGSAPQRPDRPLKGVDPEVEARVLAAAGVEGGGVPGTTS comes from the coding sequence ATGAGACTTCTGATGCTGGGCGGTACGGAATTCGTCGGGCGGCCCGTGGTCGAGGCCGCGCTCGAACGGGGCTGGGACGTGACCGTCTTCCACCGGGGGCGGCACCCGGCCCCGGACGGAGCGCGGTCGCTGCACGGCGACCGCACCGCCCCGGACGGGCTCGCCGCCCTGGCCGGGGACGAGGAGTGGGACGTCGTCATCGACACCTGGTCCGCGGCGCCCAGCGCGGTCCGGGACACGGCACGGCTGCTGCGCGACCGCGTCGGCCGGTACGTGTACGTGTCAAGCCGCTCGGTGTACGCGTGGGCCCCGCCCGCCGGGTCCACCGAGGACGCGCCGGTGGTGGCGGACGCCTCCGCCGACGCCGGGCAGACCGAGTACGCCCAGGACAAGCGGGGCGGCGAACTGGCCGTCCTGGACGCCTTCGGGCCCGACCGCTCGGTGCTGGCGCGGGCGGGGCTGATCATCGGCCCGTACGAGAACGTCGGACGGCTCCCCTGGTGGCTGAACCGGATGGCGCGCGGCGGCCCGGTGCTGGCCCCCGGCCCGCGCGAACTGCCCCTCCAGTACGTCGATGTCCGGGACCTCGCCGACTGGCTCCTCGGGGCCGCGGAACAGGGGCTCAGCGGGCCGTACAACCTCACCTCGGCCTCGGGACACGCCACCATGGGCACGCTGCTCGACGCCTGTGTCGCGGTCACCGGCGGTGCGGCCGAACTGCGCTGGACCGAGCCCGAGGTGATCCTGAAGGCCGGGATCGAGCCCTGGACCGAGCTGCCGGTGTGGCTGCCGCCGGGCACCGATCTGCACGACGCGCTGCACCGCGGCGACGTCTCCCGGGCCATGGCGGCGGGACTGCGCTGCCGTCCGGTCGAGGAGACCGTCGCCGACACCTGGAAGTGGCTGAGGAGTCTCGACGGCTCGGCGCCGCAGCGCCCGGACCGGCCGTTGAAGGGCGTGGATCCGGAGGTGGAGGCACGGGTGCTGGCGGCGGCCGGGGTCGAGGGCGGAGGTGTACCTGGCACCACCTCCTGA
- a CDS encoding tetratricopeptide repeat protein — protein MNSDWEDRVTAAWATFDDYPEERAADFRTVIDTLVAELPDDSPLGPFERACAWDSTGHSDQAVPLYREALALGLSGYKGRRAKIQLSSSLRNVGQAEEGVKLLTPELDAPSDELDDAVRATLALCLSSLGRDREGLSLVLGALAPHLPRYQRSMANYARALVEPEG, from the coding sequence GTGAACAGCGACTGGGAAGACCGCGTGACCGCTGCCTGGGCGACCTTCGACGACTACCCCGAGGAGCGGGCCGCCGACTTCAGGACGGTGATCGACACCCTGGTCGCCGAGCTCCCCGACGACAGCCCGCTGGGCCCCTTCGAGCGGGCCTGCGCCTGGGACTCCACGGGCCACTCGGACCAGGCGGTCCCGCTGTACCGGGAGGCTCTCGCGCTCGGTCTCAGCGGCTACAAGGGCCGCCGGGCGAAGATCCAGCTGTCCAGCTCGCTGCGGAACGTCGGACAGGCCGAGGAGGGCGTCAAGCTGCTGACGCCGGAACTGGACGCGCCCTCGGACGAGTTGGACGACGCGGTACGGGCCACGCTCGCCCTCTGCCTGTCCAGCCTCGGCCGGGACCGTGAGGGGCTCTCCCTCGTGCTCGGTGCGCTGGCGCCTCATCTGCCGCGCTATCAGCGGTCGATGGCCAACTATGCGCGGGCGCTCGTGGAGCCCGAGGGCTGA
- a CDS encoding winged helix-turn-helix domain-containing protein yields the protein MATTAAAHVPDVADLLTPGATWLPAPQHSLPSLPGQPPMIGYLVLVPADRQPRPAAGPPADPLIRIDSERRSAEVDGRDIDLTYLEFELLAHLVAHPHRVHTRDQLVRTVWGYGHVGDGRTVDVHVARLRRKLGAEHRAVIETIRRVGYKYAPPAGR from the coding sequence ATGGCGACGACCGCTGCTGCCCATGTCCCCGATGTCGCGGACCTCCTCACCCCGGGCGCCACTTGGCTGCCCGCGCCCCAGCACTCGCTGCCCTCCCTCCCGGGGCAGCCGCCGATGATCGGGTACCTGGTGCTCGTCCCGGCGGACCGGCAGCCCCGCCCGGCCGCCGGGCCCCCCGCCGACCCGCTGATCCGGATCGACTCCGAGCGCCGCAGCGCCGAGGTCGACGGACGGGACATCGATCTCACCTACCTGGAGTTCGAGCTGCTCGCGCATCTCGTCGCCCATCCGCACCGGGTGCACACCCGCGACCAGCTGGTCCGGACGGTGTGGGGCTACGGACATGTCGGCGACGGCCGTACCGTCGACGTCCATGTGGCCCGGCTGCGCCGCAAGCTGGGCGCCGAGCACCGCGCGGTGATCGAGACGATCCGCCGGGTCGGCTACAAGTACGCGCCGCCCGCCGGACGCTGA